The Haloarchaeobius amylolyticus genome window below encodes:
- a CDS encoding glycosyltransferase family 61 protein, whose amino-acid sequence MLRRLYRRARPELADAYRRLLGSRLLTRDELLANPPEGCRVFNFGAVEQYTFNRPRHTGPLPNAIAAKVGEWTVPKPFVAEITDATVIGPSPLVTVDKRILLESTRGTYPRLLDSSVRALAAGQLPVQTRFQRPTMRYDDPLFLFVGPWATEYFHWITDYLVKVFSLEAYCERTGVDPLVLIPSDPPSWVLDSLSLAGIGSDRLREWSGGRAQAHQIIIGSARYRSSPKSGEYIYSPAALKRLGERIRSAVTTNMDEGGRRLYVSRSDAPNRRVQNETDLLTVLDQYGFERFVPGEHSFEEQVRRFAEAETILGPHGAGLTNMIFSTDAKIIELFGSYENACFFTLARGIGFDYVSVSCESDGSDIVVNPKAVKSLLAELLSQHG is encoded by the coding sequence ATGTTACGGAGACTGTATCGCCGGGCCAGGCCGGAACTTGCGGACGCTTACCGCCGTTTACTCGGGTCCCGTCTGCTGACCCGTGACGAGTTGCTCGCTAACCCACCGGAGGGATGCAGGGTTTTCAACTTCGGGGCTGTGGAGCAGTACACGTTTAATCGACCGCGTCACACCGGGCCGCTTCCCAACGCGATCGCGGCAAAGGTAGGCGAGTGGACTGTCCCCAAGCCGTTCGTCGCGGAGATAACCGACGCGACCGTGATTGGTCCGTCGCCGCTCGTAACCGTCGATAAGCGAATCCTCCTCGAATCAACCCGTGGTACGTACCCACGGCTGCTCGATTCATCAGTACGGGCATTGGCCGCAGGACAACTCCCCGTCCAGACACGGTTCCAGCGACCTACAATGCGGTACGACGACCCACTGTTCTTGTTTGTTGGACCGTGGGCGACCGAGTACTTCCACTGGATAACCGACTATCTGGTCAAGGTGTTTTCGCTAGAGGCCTACTGCGAGCGAACTGGCGTAGACCCTCTCGTTCTGATTCCGTCGGACCCTCCGAGTTGGGTGCTTGATTCGCTCTCGCTAGCCGGTATTGGTTCAGACCGGCTCAGGGAGTGGTCCGGCGGGAGGGCACAAGCCCACCAAATCATTATTGGCTCGGCACGGTACCGAAGCTCGCCAAAATCGGGCGAGTATATATACTCTCCGGCCGCCCTAAAACGACTCGGCGAGCGGATTCGGTCCGCTGTTACAACCAATATGGACGAAGGAGGACGACGGCTGTATGTATCACGGTCAGATGCACCTAATCGCCGGGTCCAGAACGAGACAGACCTCTTGACAGTCCTTGATCAATATGGATTCGAGCGGTTCGTTCCCGGTGAACACAGCTTTGAAGAACAAGTCCGGCGTTTCGCGGAGGCAGAAACCATTCTCGGTCCTCATGGGGCAGGGCTAACGAATATGATATTTTCAACCGATGCTAAAATAATTGAACTGTTCGGGTCTTACGAAAATGCATGTTTTTTTACGCTCGCACGAGGTATCGGGTTTGACTACGTAAGCGTTTCCTGCGAATCTGATGGGTCAGACATTGTCGTCAACCCGAAGGCTGTCAAGTCTTTACTGGCGGAATTACTCTCCCAGCATGGGTGA
- a CDS encoding FkbM family methyltransferase, whose translation MKSIISEFVSVFQNEGPKGLFDRLSKRFRYGVAAVRGKYSLRIGGHSITFSAPNSTMVRRNVERFHWEQAELKDFVSEIETNDIVYDIGANTGLYTLFAAKKCHKGEVIAFEPYPPNVQLLKKDIERNSLTNVTVIEKALSNSVGSIEFSQPTVADVGYGSSSIQAEKSDSTIDVPTTTGDQLISSTRAPQPNVVKIDVEGAEPLVIEGLADALSQQECRIVYCEVHLPGVSHRPSIEDFSTTVSDIRERFEGFGFTVENLHTRGETELFLKAYR comes from the coding sequence GTGAAGAGTATTATCAGCGAATTTGTGTCTGTATTTCAAAATGAGGGCCCAAAAGGACTCTTTGACAGGTTGTCGAAGAGGTTCAGGTACGGTGTCGCTGCTGTCCGCGGAAAATACTCCCTCCGCATTGGCGGACACTCGATTACCTTCTCCGCACCGAACAGCACGATGGTACGACGCAACGTGGAACGGTTTCATTGGGAGCAAGCGGAGCTCAAGGACTTTGTTAGCGAAATCGAAACAAACGACATCGTCTACGATATCGGTGCGAACACCGGTCTTTACACGCTCTTTGCAGCAAAGAAGTGCCACAAAGGGGAAGTGATAGCATTTGAGCCGTATCCGCCAAACGTCCAACTCTTGAAGAAGGATATCGAGCGAAACAGCCTGACGAACGTAACGGTAATAGAGAAAGCGCTCTCAAACTCAGTTGGTAGTATTGAGTTCAGCCAGCCCACGGTAGCAGATGTCGGCTATGGTTCTTCGTCGATACAAGCCGAGAAATCAGACTCCACTATAGACGTTCCGACAACCACAGGTGATCAGCTGATATCGTCTACGAGAGCCCCCCAGCCAAATGTAGTGAAAATCGACGTTGAAGGTGCTGAACCGTTGGTGATTGAAGGACTAGCTGATGCCCTCTCGCAGCAAGAGTGTAGGATTGTCTACTGTGAAGTGCACCTACCTGGCGTCAGCCACCGCCCCTCCATTGAGGATTTCAGCACCACCGTATCTGACATAAGAGAACGATTCGAAGGATTCGGTTTCACCGTTGAGAACCTCCATACCCGAGGTGAAACTGAACTTTTCCTCAAAGCCTACAGGTGA
- a CDS encoding UDP-glucuronic acid decarboxylase family protein — protein sequence MTPQRALVAGGAGFIGSHLCDTLLDEGYRVYCIDNFGSGRSGNIDHLLDNPRFELQEVDIRQPLALPPVDEIYHLASRASPQDFTDFPVRIALTNTEGTRNLLDHAVACEAKMLFASTSEVYGDPKVHPQEESYTGNVNIRGPRGCYDESKRFGETLTVAYEQEYDLDVRTARIFNTYGPRMRPDDGRVIPNFVTQALTGRDLTVYGDGSQTRAFCFVDDLIRGLRRLMDAEDLQGEVVNIGSEQEVSINELAETVLSLCDTDSGLTHKPLPEDDPAKRRPDLTKARDILGFEPEVDLKNGLERTIEYVKTTHKASASPMLGE from the coding sequence ATGACTCCACAAAGAGCTCTCGTAGCCGGCGGTGCCGGTTTTATCGGAAGCCACCTCTGTGACACCTTGCTTGATGAGGGGTACAGAGTATACTGCATCGACAACTTCGGGAGTGGGCGGTCAGGGAATATAGATCATCTTCTGGACAACCCGCGGTTTGAATTACAAGAGGTAGACATCCGACAACCGCTTGCTCTCCCACCAGTCGACGAAATATATCACCTTGCGTCCCGCGCTTCTCCACAGGACTTCACTGATTTTCCTGTCAGAATCGCTCTTACTAACACGGAGGGAACGCGCAACCTCCTTGACCACGCTGTCGCGTGTGAGGCAAAAATGCTCTTTGCAAGCACAAGCGAGGTATATGGGGACCCGAAAGTCCATCCACAAGAGGAGTCGTACACTGGAAACGTGAACATACGTGGTCCCCGTGGCTGTTACGACGAATCAAAACGGTTCGGTGAGACGCTCACAGTCGCCTATGAACAGGAGTATGACCTTGACGTTCGGACAGCACGTATCTTCAATACCTATGGCCCTCGTATGCGTCCCGACGATGGACGTGTGATTCCGAACTTCGTCACCCAAGCACTCACAGGGCGAGACCTAACGGTGTACGGTGACGGCTCGCAGACCCGGGCGTTTTGCTTCGTCGACGACTTGATTCGAGGACTCCGGAGACTGATGGATGCCGAAGATCTTCAGGGAGAGGTCGTTAATATCGGAAGTGAACAGGAGGTATCCATCAACGAGCTCGCTGAGACGGTTCTATCCCTCTGTGACACCGATAGCGGTCTGACCCACAAGCCGCTACCTGAGGACGACCCGGCAAAGCGCCGCCCCGACCTCACCAAAGCACGAGACATTCTCGGCTTTGAGCCGGAGGTTGATCTGAAGAATGGGCTTGAGCGGACTATCGAATACGTGAAGACCACACACAAGGCCAGTGCCTCACCCATGCTGGGAGAGTAA